The DNA window ATTGAAAACCCCTTTGAAAAACAGAATTATATATGCTCGGTTGGCAAATTTCAATCATTCAAATAATGTAGGCAAGAAGTCTGAATATATCAATTAAGTCACACTGAAACTCAACTGgataaacatgatgtttatttaTTCACATAAAATGATTTTTACATTTCACTACATCagttgaaaagaaaattgctACTTCAATAGCTTTTAAATAACATCGGTTATCAGTCAATTTGTGTATGACAGAACTGGATACTTCAGTAGCTGGTTGcctttatcatttgaacaacTGTCTGGTCGTGAGTTCAATTTGCTAGAGAAACGAGTTAAACTGCATTGAACTTGACTTCTTTGCAGGCTAAATGGTCGAGCAGACTCAAATTAACTCAAATGATGCTGGACCGCATTGATCTGATATATCAATGAAGCGTTGATATATTGCTGATGATTAACCTCCACTTTAATCATCCAACATCCCATCATGGCTAAGATTCCTTTGTATGTCAGCTGAACTGGTTGGCTCACAACTGAAATCTTGTTCACTAAACAATTTAGCTGTGCATCTTGGCAGATGAAGCTCAGTATCATGTAGGATGATTAAAACCTCAAAGCTAGGAGTCTAGAGAAGTGGCGACAATATTAGTTGTAGTGTCAATCCTCTCAACTCTTCGCTATGAGCGATATATAaacattttcaaatagttttgaaaattgtatcaaatacttttaaataaaatttaaaactattttaaagtaaaataatttaaaacatggttttcttcaaatgttcttcttagaacaactagctctgataccaattgaaggatCGTGTTTTCGGCATCTTtgagatgcttcaaacataataatcgccaatgagctgcaatagctcgtgttctaagaatgttacaccgatgaattaaatcgggTTTGGTTTAAAggccaagcggaaaatactcgaagtaatccttcgtgaagaaaGTTGTTATGCTTGAAAATgatttaacttatgtaaactgaataactgaaatacgAGAGATCAGTTTTCGCAtacatcagttcagttatggtgacaactgaactgatGGATACTCTTTCTGATCCAAACAGTTTTAAAACAGCAgctaatcagttaaatacataagatatgtttatggatgttcggagacttcaactgctcctacgtcaccccatATACCACCTTGGATagaattcactagaagactttgatttatacaactctttgtacaaagccacccagcttaggacttacccacttcctaactgaactcctagtctagactgaagaCAGCACCTTCCaaccaacacttctttaacttctatgtgtcaaagactacatacacaagtttaaagtCTTTGTGAAGACTGTATTTGTGTGGTGGTGAGTGTGTTCGTGTGTGAGAAATGAACAAGGATGtactcacacactgagggaaataaacttctaaactaagctgatatgacTGTGAAGAGTTCCCTCTTAGCTGATTGCTTCTGAAAACTGATGTGCAATAAGCGTGCCCTTTCTTTTACCACACTCTCTCTGGTATTTACATTGATGCACATGGATTTCACTGATCTTCATCTTCAATTTATAGGCGCGAAGTtagatcgtacagtgagactcatttattgcaTCTATTGCATTTTTAATTCgcttcttggactttgtgtctcgactttttgAATGCCCAtctgaagcgttttgtctttaatgatctgatgcaacgttcattattgtcctttgactggacagttgctttgtacctttgtgcatagctggaatccactggaaagagcttgtcttgatctacaactgaaagattctgaTAGATTCTTCGAActagtcagctgaactgatctttagttgggctggtgaaatcagttgactcgtcagttgaactgatttcacactcgttcagttggactggtcagttgggctctccatcagttgaacactccttcggctggtcaggcttctgaggttctcctgttgaaccacctatcaactggacaatcagctgaATTGCTTGTCTGACGTAATGGTTCGACTGATTCAGTTTAcgcgatcagttgggtcttcagtttgCGATGTAAACAGCTTGTAACTGATCCTATcttctgcacactaaggtagattatcaGTAACACAAAAATAacatgttttgttaacatcaaaatcaagattgtgaacttgaaaagttccaacaaaaatgatttttttatatattctttaattttataagtgatgaaaatatgaaaatttgaaggaggtgaagtgattgtgactaaataTTATGATACGATgattatgatgatatgtaaggctaAGGCTCAATTGACAGGTGAGagtgtcgttgatgtccccgtcgctcagtactgtggttacacgtagatggatccatcgaccttcagatgatacgaaagtcacaattaacgatccgaattcaataaaatgcaaatgtatacgtatatgatgaaaaagaaaatatttatgatgaaaataaaaatgtttaagtttatgcatgttaatGAACagtattttaagtaaaagtattttcactattgcatgtggttgtatatgtattacttgttatcatggttaaggtttgttgaatcaatagactcactaggtgtgatcgatgcaggtgagcatgattttgatgttatcgagggacttgatggttgatcttgctggactgaaggtgcacacaactcgAGGATCAGTTCTAGTTTTTCGCATTTAaattaagtttatgatttaagtttacgttaaatattttatgacttttatgatgcttttgagaggttgaGATGTTAGAGTtagttttattttgaaatattgctaAGTTTAGGTTAGGTAAACgattgacgattttatgttttgaattctttcctttgaattttcaaatatagttggtggttttatttttaaaatggtgcaaagtTGATTTAAGAatacatgtctatatatatgtatattcggcgaggtgttaaaaaaaatactttttaaGAAAGCGAGTAATGGACGTTTCAAAAACGCTTatataaatattgttttttggttgagttctctTGCTCTCCTCTGTCTCCTTGCTTTCGGCTCCTTTCCTGCACCTTTTTTCTATGAGTCCTCCAAATCCACCTCTCAAAAAATGTGTATATGGGCTGCTATCGTTTATTTCAGTCCAAAAATCcaccacaaaaaaaaatttgtccaGATGTTGTTTCCATAATGTGTCGCGCTATGGCAGAGTAAAACACCCGTCCGAGCGTGAGGTCCTCGAATAATTTTCTAGGCATGTGTGTTGTGGCAAGCGAAATCACCCACCCCAGCGCACTGTCCTTGCAGCTCGCGCTCTTGCGCGCTCGGGCGGGTGTTTTGCTCGTACTTTTGTCAATAATTCTCTTCTTTTTAGCAAATCCACCAacaaatcaacgaaacatgtgAAGATCAAACAATATGCATAAATTATGACTAAAACGGAAAAATTCAGACTCGACACCCTAAACTTATGTGATAATACATTAAAattaacataataaaatatgCAAAAACGACACCTATAAACAAACAATATGATCAtctgaaaatatttaaaaagattatcataaaattttaaaaattaaattattttaatgttaatacaattttaataatttaaaataaataaataataaaaaataggtTGTTGCTTAccctaaaaaaaaatttgtgctaTGCGACGAGAACATGTGAAATTTATACAGCACATTTGTGTTGATGGCAGGAGCACCCGTGGAATTAACTCACGGGTGTTGGTAAAAAAGTAATGAATCCAGTCTTTTTGACCTaatcattaattttataaaatatatatgttttaaaaaataactaaTAAAAATCCGGAATATCCGAAATGGATTTTTCGGAATTGTACTACTTTAGTAAATGTTTTGAAAGggcaatatttttattaaaagatgtttttatgttatttaaaaaaaaagccCATGAATCACATGTACTATTTATTCATATGTATTTTCTTGATGTTTTAGTCCCATTTACTGCAAGCTACTTGATATATAGAGATGAAAATAGGACGAATTTGACCAAACTCAATACTCGTTACGCCTTGTGAACTCGACAAGTCCGAGACGTATTTGACCTGTGAAcccatcaaatttttttttttttaatataaaataaaaatgtttaaaaattaaataatcatttaaataatttttcaacTTTATATTAATAACATTTAGtaacaaaaaatattatcacaaattaaaatatagcaatttttattcaattaataataaaaataaatgtctaattatatattaaatatatcaaaatagaaaaaaattattttaatcttgaaattaaaaaataaaattatgaataagatatttaatttttaatataaaaaatataattatatttttaataatataatatatatatatatataaatattatatatatatatctactaTACTAAAAGAGGGAATAAGTTTGTGATGGCCAGTTTCTTTCCGGTTCCTGGTCAAATAAAATACACGTGTCCTATGTTCCTGTCTCCAACGAAGCAAGAGTTTGTGTTGTCAAGGGCGCTTCGGTTTTCTCCTTCTCTTCGTTCTTCTTCCACTCCATCTGCCAGCAATCCTCTCTCTCAATCGTATTCTACTCGCATGGGCATTCGTTATAGCGACTTCGATTATTAAAGGGTGCAAACTTGTGCAATCAGGAAACCTCAGGTCGCTCATATTCCGCACGCCGCTTGCAACAAAAATCTCCAGATTTCAGATTCTACCCAAGAGCTACAAAGAAAGTGTTTTAATACCAATCCTCAATTAAAGCTTACCCACAGTGCGAAGATGACAACTAATTAGCGAGAAGTGGATGAGTACGAGGAAGAAGCGGACTTTTCGCTTTCATCAGATTCAGAAAGCCGGGAGGCGTTTGATTCCTTGAATTCGATAGATGACGTGCAAGGTGGGATGTTCGGCGGTTCTTTCACTCTGCTACATACGAGGCGCCCCAATGCTCATGGCGGGCTCCATCCCGGCCTAACACCTCCTCGCTCCAACCTGTATCCAATAAATTTCAGAAACTTTCGATTCATATCAAGGCGTCACCTTTGGAGGTGTGAATGAATTGTTTGATGATTTTTGTGGGTTTTGTCTGTTAGGTTGAAAGGCTGGATTTCTTTTTTGTGCTTGTTCCTTGGCTTTCTGATTTTTTTGAATGTATTTTGTGGTTTATAGGATTATGAGCTATTCTTGAGACATCAAGTGAGtggaatttttaattatttgaaatttgtAGTGATTTAGGGGGTGTTAAGGTTCTCAGCTTTATCTAACAAAAAAATGGTTTACCTCATAATATTTCTCATTTCTTTTTCAGCCCATGTTTTAACCATTTCTCTAGGATTGTGCTTGCAGTATCCATATTTGAACCTTCTGCTAAGCCTCTTGCTTTGTTAGTTGCTACTTTATTGTTGATATGTCTTGGAGGATTAGCGCTTTTGGAGTTACCGATGACCATTTAGCTGATTCCTTTTGGCTTTCTTGGACTTATGTAGCTGACTCAGGGAATCATGAAAATTCCAAAAGCATAGGTTCTCGTCTTGTTTTTGTTTCCATTAGTTTTGGTGGGATGCTTATATTTGTAATGATGCTTGGCATTGTTTCTGATGTTATTTCTGAGAAGTTTGACTCACTCAGGAAAGGAAAAGGAGAAGCCGTGGAGAAAAATCACACTCTCATCCTTGGGTGGAGTGATAAGTTGGTATGTATAACCACTCTCTGAAATGTTGTacaacaaatatttttattttatttttatagacGTCCAATTTTTGTTATATCTTATTGCTAGAGTGCCATGAGTGACAAGCTCTATTGTATTGACAGGGACCATTGTTAAATCAACTTGCCATAGCCAACGAGAGTCTGGGCCTGAGCGAGACAAAGAAGAGATGGAGCTTGACATTGTTACTAATAATATGGAATTTCAGTTTAGAGGAACATTGGTGATATGCAGAAGTGGAAGTCCTCTTATATTAGCTGACTTGAAAAAGTATGCTATTTCTTGTTTTTCTTCCATAGCTTACTCATTTTTCGCTAATTTTTTGACTCATACTTAATTTCCAAGAATTTGCGAAGTAAGATGACAAAGGCTATTTGAAAGCTATGATGGTATGTATACATGCGTGTGTGTGTGGCTGTTTTGACTACTGATCATATAATGGTCGAGTTTATTTCTCAAGCTAACTGTAAGAGATTTCCTAGGTATCTGTTTCTAAAGCCCGTGCTATAATTGTCCTCGCCGAAGATGTAAATGCTGACCAGGTGAGCCCGATTGAGGATTGAACACATATCCACACTGCTTGTTTAACGTATGATATCTATTTGAAGTTTCTTACTTACAGATGCAGGGTGATGCTCGAGCTTCAAAGGTTCTCAATAATTTTTGttatatataaaattctcaATAAGTATACCTTAAACTTTGTAATATATTTGTCTCTATACATAAGTTAACATTAATTGTTTAGTTAAAATGATTTCATTTTAACATGTTTTCcctctcgattttctctctcTTTAAAGGACTTTAAGTTTCACGGTTATATGACGTTAACCTCTTTTTATAATTCTTTTTAACTTAATACTTTTACATcgtttatataaattttttaattaattataaagttTTTTTTGTAACGTTTCCATCTCACTGCCTAACATTAACATTATGATTTAATTTTAATCTTATAATCATTCTCAGGAAATATAAacatttttttcagaatatatttgaatattttgtATGTCATCTCATACGTTTTTAAAGTTTACAATTTACCTCAATTGCACAAAAATGATAAAAgtctattttattaaatgtaAATTCATATCACATATACCCAATGCAGTACATTAATTATCCTAATTCTCATATTACTTTCCATCTACCAATTTTTTACTAAAAAGGTGAAGAAGAGAAATTGGTAGCCTGTAAACTCACATATTCAAGTTGTTttacttttatttatatttttataaagtgagtTATTTTATACATATTAATATAACATTTTGACTACTTTTATAATTGTTATAATTGTAATTGCTATTGTCCGCATCaccataataaataaaatttatttcgaCAATATGAAAGgttaaattataattaatttatttaaataatttttatatttttccaatcaaaataatttttattacacTTATGTTGTTTGTAAACGATGCCGTCAACATTTCCAGTTATTAAGAACAAGATTTAACAAAGTTGGTTGGTTCATAAACGTCGATAGAGTTAAACATAAAGAGCGTATGGTTATTATCATGCAttcaatattaataatttaCTCTAGAGCAAGTGATAACTtacttatattttatttagctGGTTAGATTTGAGCATATATttcatattaaatttaaaaaagtcTAATACCTTTCACTATTATCGCAGTACAAAGTTTGTCCGTGCTACCTCCACAAGCTTCTTTCACTTTCGTCATTATTACATCTTTGATTGCAATCCTAATTTAGAGTAACAACTATGTTACTACAAATATGAAAGAATGTAAACACCCCTGGCAGTTAAAATAAATATGACTTcatgtaaaaaataataatcagaTTACCTTATTCGATTAACTAAATAAGTTCTTATACAAATAGCTCAATCTTTTATtgtataaaaatttatatatttctaCTATTTCTAGCTTTCTCTAAAGTTTGTAGTCTGATATCAATCTTTTTAAAATATccaattttaaaaatgataatATTCTCACTTTCTCACTTATTATACGACcgatatttaaaaaaaaggtACGAACAATGTATATGCGACCGAATCAAATTGTACATCAATTTAATAAAGAAACTATTACCTCATCTCTGTATTATCCAACATACTTAGCTATTTATTTCCTGCTTCTTACTCTTACTTAGATTCATTAATTTCTTTAAGCAGTCATTAACTTTAATATTCAATAGATTGAATaacatttaatattttcaaattttggaaAACCAACGTTATGTCGTCCATAGATCAACCGACCTAAGTATAGTTAAACATGGAAACTTTATACTTTTTATCATTCATTCGATTTTAATACTCTATTTGCAAATTTGTAATAATCCACTTATATTATTGTCATCTGATAAAGGTTTTAATTTAGGCATATATTCCATGTCAAATATAAACAACTTCATAGCTTCAACTTTTATCTCATATCAACATGTTTTTATGTTATTTATACCTCCACAAACATATTCAACTCTCTTAATACTTGGTTCTTTACGCAAAATTTCAAACCGAGATAATAATTGTGTTGCTACGACCATGAAAAAACGTAAAAACaactatatttaaaataaatttagctccaaacataaaatcataagCATACCATTCTACATAGTTAGCTAAATCAATTTTtacataaatcaacaaattttTCGCATAATACCgtatatatatgtgtttgcATAGTTGTGCAACTTTCccaacttcaaatcttcaaagtatacaaattaaataaatctatACATTTCCATATGAGTAATATCATATTAAAATTATCAGCTTAAAAAACTACCTTAGGTACTTATATTATTACTAATTCTATATAAAAtttgtcaattctttcaattgttCTAATTAATGTTTTTTATAACTTAAAAATACCAATTAATATCTTTAAACTATGGTCCATATTTATCTCTATACATAAGTAAACAAAAACTGCTCAACCAGATAACGTAGATTCTTATTGACATGTTTTCCCTCTCTAAAACACTTTATTTTCCTAAAATATATGATATCAATATCTTCTTTCCACTCTATTCATAACTAATTATTGTcgcatttttttatataaaaacttTATATAGTTCTGTTATTTGTAGCTTCTTCCAAAGTTTGTAAGTTGTTATCCATCCTTTTCTTATTAACCACATGGGTATTGTCATTTTTAAAATTGGATAGGAACCTGAATTCTTTTCGTCACGAAAACATTCACATGTCTTCAAAATTGCTCTATTGTTTATAACAACATTCATTTCATTGACACGCGACATTAACAAATTATTACTAGCTTTTCTTGGACATCACAAGTGGCAAAAATACACCAAATGTTGTGATTACTAAGGTTTATAAATATAGATTACAATGTAATTGTAATTTACCACCCGTCAACAAATACAGATAACAAACCTGCTTTTATTGAAGTCGacaaaaacaaccacaacatTTATTATAAATTATCTATGATTCAACACATTTCATATAATATATGAAATTCAAAAATAtaccttcaaaataaaaaatttaaaaaataaatagatgcgATTAATTGTACTTAATCACACATAATTAAACGCCTTAATTACGCTTAATTCAATCAAACTACAGTTCTTCCGCTTTTCTCCAAAGTGGAGCGTTTTTGTCGAGCAAGCGGAGCTGAAGCgggctttttagaacactgatCAAAACCACCATGTACATTAAATGAATAATAAAACATTTATCTTATAATATCGAAAATGCTTAGTCGTAATACATATGTGTACACGAATTAAAAGTTTTAGATTATAATCGATCAAACCAATGTATAGGAAAACTGCTCTCCACTTCGTTACTCTGTCTATTTGCTTTTTATTTTCCTCACAGCACA is part of the Primulina eburnea isolate SZY01 chromosome 1, ASM2296580v1, whole genome shotgun sequence genome and encodes:
- the LOC140828839 gene encoding uncharacterized protein isoform X3 — protein: MFGGSFTLLHTRRPNAHGGLHPGLTPPRSNLYPINFRNFRFISRRHLWSCYFIVDMSWRISAFGVTDDHLADSFWLSWTYVADSGNHENSKSIGKEKEKPWRKITLSSLGGVISWDHC
- the LOC140828839 gene encoding ion channel CASTOR-like isoform X2, translated to MFGGSFTLLHTRRPNAHGGLHPGLTPPRSNLYPINFRNFRFISRRHLWSCYFIVDMSWRISAFGVTDDHLADSFWLSWTYVADSGNHENSKSIGSRLVFVSISFGGMLIFVMMLGIVSDVISEKFDSLRKGKGEAVEKNHTLILGWSDKLSAMSDKLYCIDRDHC
- the LOC140828839 gene encoding ion channel CASTOR-like isoform X1, translated to MFGGSFTLLHTRRPNAHGGLHPGLTPPRSNLYPINFRNFRFISRRHLWSCYFIVDMSWRISAFGVTDDHLADSFWLSWTYVADSGNHENSKSIGSRLVFVSISFGGMLIFVMMLGIVSDVISEKFDSLRKGKGEAVEKNHTLILGWSDKLGPLLNQLAIANESLGLSETKKRWSLTLLLIIWNFSLEEHW